In the Bacillus amyloliquefaciens DSM 7 = ATCC 23350 genome, TTAATAGACTGAAGTATTTTCGTCAATGTTTTCTAAGATCTCTTTGACGCGTCCGAGGAAACGGCCGCACACAAGCCCGTCGAGCACTCTGTGATCCAAAGACAGGCAAAGATTAACCATGTCACGCACGGCAATCATCCCGTTATTCATGACAACCGGACGTTTGACAATTGATTCTACCTGAAGAATCGCCGCCTGCGGATGGTTGATAATGCCCATAGACTGAACCGAGCCGAAAGATCCCGTGTTATTGACGGTAAATGTGCCGCCCTGCATATCATCGGCGGTAAGTTTTCCGTCTCTCACTTTTTTCGCAAGGTCTGTTATTTCTCTGGCTATGCCTTTAATCGTTTTTTCATCAGCATGCTTAATAACCGGAACAAAAAGCGAATCTTCTGTGGCAACGGCAATGGAGATATTAATGTCTTTCTTTTGGACGATTTTGTCTCCCGCCCACATGCTGTTCATCTGCGGGAATTCTTTGAGAGCCTGCGCCGCCGCTTTCACAAAGAAAGCAAAAAATGTTAAATTGAAGCCTTCTTTCTGTTTAAACGAGTCTTTTATGCTGTTTCTGTATGCCGTCATGTTTGTGACGTCGACTTCCATCATCGTCCAGGCATGCGGAATTTCTGTTTTGCTTTTATGCATATTGGCTGCGATGGCTTTTCTGACGCCTGTAACCGGAATTTCAATATCACCGGCTGACAGAGCTGGCGCCGGTGCTTGTTTTTGCTGCTGTTTCGGCTCTTGCGGGGCTTGAACGGCAGCCGCTTTCGGCGTTTCCGTCTTCTGCTGCATGCCCGAATCAATGATCTTTTGAATGTCTTTCCGTGTAATTCTTCCGCCTGCACCCGTTCCTTCAACTTGTTCAAGCTGAATGCCGTGTTCTCCCGCTAATCTGAGCACGGCCGGCGAATAACGCGCTTTATTTGACCGGTCTTTGCCCGCTCCGTGTGAAGGGTTATTTGCAGGTGTGCTTTGCTCTTCTTCCCGCTTCGGCGCTTCTTGGGTTTCCGTTTTTTCTGTTTCAATTTTGCAGATTATCTCGCCGACCGCAAGAGTCTGCCCTTCTTCTCCTACAAGTTCTGTAATCGTGCCCGTAAAAGAAGACGGCACCTCCGCATTCACTTTATCTGTCATGACCTCGGCGATGGGGTCGTATTTATTCACATGATCACCGGGGGATACCAGCCATTTGCTGATCGTCCCTTCTGTTACACTCTCTCCGAGCTGCGGCATCGCCATTTGTTCAATCGCCATGTCAAAAACCTCCTTACGTCTTTAAAACTCCGCTAATTCTCTCATTGCGGCTTCTGCTTTGTCAGGATTCATCATGAAGTATTTTTCCATCGTCGGCGCATAAGGCATCGCCGGAACATCAGGACCTGCAAGCCGCTTGATCGGCGCGTCTAAATCAAATAAGCAGTTCTCAGAAATAATGGCGGCGACTTCGCTCATAATGCTGCCTTCTTTCGTATCTTCTGTGATCAGCAAAACTTTTCCCGTTTTAGACGCGGCTTCAATGATGGCTTCTTTATCTAACGGATAGACCGTACGCAAGTCTAATACGTGCGCGGAAATTCCGTCTTTTTCAAGACGCTCGGCAGCCTGCAGAGCGAAATGAACGCATAATCCGTACGTAATGACAGTAATGTCGCTGCCTTCGCGTTTTACATCGGCCTTACCGATCGGAAGGACATAATCATCGGCAGGGACTTCGCCTTTAATCAGGCGGTATGCCCGCTTATGCTCGAAAAACAGCACGGGGTCATCATCACGAACTGCAGCTTTTAACAGCCCTTTTGCGTCATAAGGAGTTGAAGGCATGACAATTTTAAGTCCCGGCTGGTTGGCAAAAATGGCCTCAACAGATTGGGAGTGATACAATGCGCCATGCACGCCGCCTCCGTATGGCGCTCTGATGACCATCGGACAGCTCCAATCATTGTTTGAACGGTAGCGGATTTTTGCCGCTTCTGAAATGATTTGATTGACCGCAGGAAGAATGAAATCGGCAAATTGCATCTCCGCGATCGGACGCATGCCGTACATCGCGGCGCCGATACCGACACCGGCAATCGCTGATTCCGCAAGCGGCGTATCCATAACCCGCTCTTCTCCGAACTGCTCATAAAGACCTGCCGTGGCTTTAAACACGCCGCCTTTTCTCCCGACGTCTTCCCCGAGAACAAAAACGCGCGGATCTCTTTCCATTTCTTCTTTCATTGCTGCATTAATACTGTCAATATAAGACATTACAGACATAAGTATAAGTATTCCTCCCTACTTCGCATAAACGTGATCAAGCGTTGATTCAGGAGATGCGTATGGCGCTTTCTCCGCTTCGTCTGTCGCTTCGTTTACGATGGCCATGATGTCATCCAGCATGGCCTTTTCTTCTTCTTCGCCGAGAAGCCCGGCTTCTTGCAGGTATGCTTTGTATATGAGAAGCGGATCTTGTTTCTTTGCTTCTTCTACTTCTTTACGTTCTCTGTAGCTGCTGTCGTCGTCATCACTGGAATGCGGCGTCAAACGGTAGGAAACCGTTTCTATTAATGTAGGGCCTTCGCCTTTAGACGCCCGTTCGCGCGCTTCTTTCACAGCCTGATAAACTTCCAGCAGGTCGTTTCCGTCAACAGTGACTCCCGGCATGCCGTAGCCTACCGCCCGGTCGGAAATATTCTCGCAGGCCACCTGTCTGTCATACGGGACAGAGATGGCATACTTATTGTTTTCACACATGAAAATGACCGGCAGTTTATGCACGGCGGCAAAGTTTGCCCCTTCGTGAAAATCTCCCTGGTTGGAAGATCCTTCTCCAAAGGTAACGAAAGAGACGATATCCTTTTTATCCATGCGTCCCGCAAGCGCGATTCCGACCGCGTGAGGCACCTGCGTCGTCACAGGGGATGAGCCCGTTACGATTCTGTTTTTCTTTTGCCCGAAGTGGCCCGGCATCTGCCTCCCGCCTGAATTCGGGTCAGCCGCTTTCGCAAAACCGGACATCATCAAATCCTTTGCAGTCATACCGAATGCAAGCACTACCCCCATATCTCTGTAGTACGGAAGCACATAGTCGGTATCACGGTTTAAAGCATAAGCCGCGCCTACTTGAGCCGCTTCCTGCCCTTGACATGAAATAACGAACGGAATTTTGCCCGAGCGGTTTAACAGCCACATTCTTTCGTCGATTTTTCTGGCTAACAGCATGGTTCTGTACATTTCAACGGCTTCCGCGTCAGAAAGCCCTAATGCTTGATGGCGGTTTGTAGTCATTCAAACCCCTCCTTCTTTCCTTTTAAAAATGAATCGCGTTTCCGTCTGCGGCTAACGCAGCTTCTCCAATCGCCTCTGAAAGCGACGGATGCGGGTGTATGGACTGACCGATTTCCCACGGCGTCGCATCGAGCACCTTGGCAAGCCCCGCTTCAGAAATCATATCGGTGACGTGCGGACCGATCATATGAACACCGAGAATATCATCTGTATTCCGGTCGGCGACGATTTTGACAAAGCCGTCGCTTTCTCCGTATACAAGAGCCTTTCCGATCGCCATGAACGGAAACTTCCCGATCTTAAGTTCATGGCCTTTTCCGGCGGCTTCTTCTTCTGTCATACCGACACTCGCCGCTTCCGGATTTGAATAAATGCATTTCGGCACAAGGGCGGCATCAAGCGGAGCCGGATTAAGACCCGCCATATGCTCAACCGCAATGATACCTTCACGGGAGGCCACATGTGCAAGCTGCAGCCCGCCGACGACATCACCGATCGCATAAATATGCGATTCCTTCGTCTGTCCGGATTCGTTTACGAGGATAGAACCGTTTTCCAAAGCAATGTCCGTATTTTCGAGCCCGATTCCTTCAATATTCGGCTGGCGGCCGATGGAAACAAGCATTTGTTCCGCGTGATACGTTTCGCTTTCTCCATTCTTTTCAGCTTCAATTGAAACGCCGTCCGCTTTTTCCAATGTATCCGGAAGCACTTTCGCACCCGTTACGATCTTAATTCCTTTTTTCGTTAACAGTTTTTCCATTTCGCTTGAAATATCACGGTCTTCAGTCGGCAAAATGCGGTCCGCGTATTCAATTACAGTGATATTGACGCCGAAATCATTCAGCATGGATGCCCATTCAATACCGATGACACCGCCGCCGACGATTATCATGGATTGAGGCAGACGTTCAAGCTGCAGCGCTTCATCTGACGTCAGAATATAAGTACCGTCTGCTTCTAAACCTGGAAGCATTTTCGGCCTTGAACCGGTTGCGATAATTAATTGTTTCGGTATCAGCATGTCGTTTTCTTCACCATTTGCGTATTCGACGGAAATGGTACCCGGAAGAGGTGAGAAGATGGAAGGGCCGAGCATACGTCCGTACCCGTTGAATACATCAATCTTCCCCTTTTTCATCAGATGGGCGACACCTCCGGCCAGCCGGTCAACGATTCCCTGCTTTCGTTTTTGCACGCTGTCAAAACGGAGAGAGACACCTTCCGTTTCAATGCCGAATGCTGCCGCTTCCTTTGCGGTCCGATACACTTCTGCGCTTCTTAACAGCGCTTTACTCGGAATACATCCTTTATGAAGGCATGTTCCCCCGAGTTGTTCTTTTTCTACAACGGCCGTTTTTAAGCCAAGCTGGGCCGCTCTGATGGCGGCAACATAACCGCCCGTGCCGCCGCCCAGAATGACCACATCATACTCAGTCGCCATTTGTTTTCACTCCTTCGCCGATCTGATATTGTTTCGCCTGCTCCTCACCGGCTAAAACCCGAAGCGCGCCTTGCGCAAGTGATTGCAGTTCATTTTCTCCCGGATACACCAGTACATCCGAAATCCAATCTATGTACGATCTGATGGCGGAAACGAAATCTTTCCCGTACGCCAATCCGCCTGTCAGGACGATAATGTCTACTTTTCCTTTTAAAACGGCGCTAGCCGCCCCGATTTCTTTCGCTATCTGATAAGCCATGGCGTCATAAATGAGCCGCGCATTTTCATCTCCGTCCTGAATGCGTTTTTCCACTTTCACCGCGTCCGTTGTTCCCAGGTAGCCGGAGAGTCCGCCCGTGCCGACAAGTTTTTTCATCATATCGGCTTTTGAATACTTGCCGGAAAAACACATCTCCACCAGATCACCCGCCGGAACGGTTCCCGCACGTTCCGGACTGAATGGCCCTTCTCCGTGAAGCCCATTGTTGACATCAGTCACCCGTCCGCAGTCATGAACGCCGACTGTGATGCCGCCGCCCATATGAGTGACGATCATCTTCATCTGTTCATACCGCTTGCCGAGAGACGCCGCCGCCGTACGGGCAACGGCTTTTTGGTTTAAAGCGTGGAAAATGCTTTTCCGCTTGATTTCAGGCATTCCAGATACTTTAGCAAGGGGTGTCATCTCATCCACCACGACAGGATCGACGATATACGCCGGGATATTAAGTCCGTCAGCTATTTCCCTGGCAATAATCCCGCCCAGATTCGAAGCATGCTGGCCATTGTACCCGTTTTTCAAATCAGTGATCATGGCGTCATTCACTTCATATGTGCCGCCCTCAATCGGTCTGAGCAGGCCGCCTCTGGCACAAACGGCATCAAACTTTGAAATGTTGATGCCCTGTTCGTGCAGAGACTCAAGTATGCTTATTTTTCGAAATTCGTATTGGTCGATAATGCTGTTAAATGTTTTCAGCTCTTCTTCGGGGTGCCGCAGCGTCTTTTCAAAGATACAGCGTTCATTGTGAAAGACACCGATTTTCGTTGATGTTGAGCCTGGATTCAGAATGAGAATGCGTTTTTCCTGTTCGAACATTTTCATACCTCCAGATCAAATTCCTATCGTCTGCTTAATACACTTTGGCCGTTTTGCAGAAACTGGCTTCTTGAACGGCGCATGCGCTCAATTCGCTCTTCAGCCAGACGGTCAGCCGCTAAGTAAGTCGGAATGCCGTCACGCGCAGAAATATCGAGCACCCGTTCAATATTTGCATAGATGCCTTCAACCTTTTTCAAAGCCCGCTCAGCATTATAGCCGTAAAGCTCATCAGCTACATTGATGACACCGCCGGCATTGATGACATAATCCGGCGCGTACACGATTCCCATTTCATGAATGGTATCACCATGACGTGTTTCTTTCAGCTGGTTATTGGCCGCCCCCGCAATAACTTTCGCCTTCAGCTGTTTAATCGTGTCATCGTTAATGACGGCACCGAGGGCACACGGAGCATAAATATCGCACGCCTGTGAGTAAATGTCGTCCGGATCAACGGCACGGGCCCCGAAGTCTTCAACGGCACGTTTAACAGATTCTTTATTGATATCCGTCACGATTAAAGAAGCACCTTCTTCGTGAAGATGGCGGCAAAGATTGTAAGCCACATTTCCCACACCTTGCACGGCAATTGTTTTTCCTTCCAGCGAATCAGTGCCAAACGCCGCTTTAGCAGCAGCTTTCATCCCTTTGTAGACACCGTATGCCGTAACCGGAGATGGGTTTCCTGATGAACCGAATGCCGGAGAAATCCCTGTTACATAGTCTGTTTCATCATGAATAATATCCATATCTTCAACGGTTGTGCCGACGTCTTCCGCCGTAATGTATCTTCCGTTTAAGCCTTGAATGTACCGGCCGAATGCGCGGAACATTTCTTCATTCTTATCTTTGCGCGGGTCCCCGATAATAACGGTTTTCCCGCCGCCTAAGTTTAAACCGGCAGCCGCATTTTTATAAGTCATGCCTTTTGCAAGTCTTAATGCATCTTCAATTGCCGCTTCTTCACTGTCATATGTCCACATTCTCGTTCCGCCGAGTGCAGGGCCGAGCGTTGTATCATGAATCGCGATGATCGCTTTTAAGCCTGACTGTTCATCTTGGCAGAATACCAATTGTTCGTAATCATAAGTTTCCATATATTTAAAAATTTCCATAGGTACGTTCCTCCTACTGTTCTTGTGATGCGCAAATCGCAAGCGCAATTGAATACAGTTTATTTTCTGCGGTATCCGCTCTGCTCGTTAATGCAATCGGCGCCTTCGCACCCGCGATGACGGCAGCAACATTTGCTTTCGCAAAATAAATCATTGACTTATAAAGCATATTTCCAGCCTCTATTGAAGGAACCAAGAGAATATCCGCCTGGCCCGCTACGCTTCCGGAAATCCCTTTTTGCAGTGCTGCAGCTTGAGATACGGCATTATCCAAAGCAAGCGGTCCGTCCGCGATACAGCCTGTAATCTGGCCTCTATTGCACATTTGGACGATCGCAGCCGCGTTCAGCGTCGCCTCCATTTTCGGATTAACCGTTTCAATAGCCGCAAGGACTGCGGCTTTCGGCATAGGGTTCCCTACTGAATGCGCGACATGAACCGCATTTTGCAGAATATGCCGGAGCTCTTCAAGAGACGGGGCGATGTTCAGCGCTGAATCAGTCACATACATCAGCCGGTCATAGTCCGGCACCTCAAAAACGGCTACATGTGATAACACACTTTTAGAACGCAGCCCTTCCTGGCGGTTTAAAACCGACTTCAGAAGAGTTGAGCTCGGCAGATTCCCTTTCATTAAAATATCCGCCTCTTGTTCGCGTACTGCGCGCACTGCTTTTGCCGCAGATTCTTCGGGTGAATCGGCGTGGATAATGTCAGCATTGAACTTCGGCTCATTTGCCAGAAGCTCTTTCAGCTTTTCGCTGTCACCCGTCAGTAAAAATCGTGCCGACAAGTGCTCTGCCGCCATTTTGACAGCCTGGATTACTTCTTTATCTGCTGCGTGGGCCACTGCAATGGTTTTTGCGTTTTTTGCCGCGGCTTTTTCAACTAAGTCTCTCAGCTTCATTTTGTACCACCTTCCTTGTTCGAATCCGCTTTTATCAATGCAAGTTCCGTGCCAAATGTTCGGGAGGGTTATTCCGGCCTTTTTTCAAGAAAACATGCAGCTGTTTGCGCTTTCTCTGCAATTTATTGCATGCCGTCATTTGCAAGGCCGTACTTGTCCATTTTGTAGTACAGATTCCGAATGCTGACGCCAAGCGCTTTTGCCGTTTTGGTTCGGTTGAATTTATGCTTTTCAAGCGTTTTTTGAATGACGTGCGCTTCAAATTTTTCAACGGCCTGAGAGAGTTTTTCTCCTTCCACATCCGGAAAATCACTTCGGGCGCCGCTTTTTTCACTCAGCTCTGTTTCAAAAACAGGCAGATGCTGCTGTTCTATCCGCTCCATGTGCGGCTCTAAAAATATCATCGCCCGGCCGAGAACATTTTCGAGCTCTCGGACGTTTCCCGGCCAGCTGTAGGCTGATAAAGCACGCAGCGCGTTCGGCGCGAGCCCCTTTACGTTGCGGCCGTAATCCTGATTGATTTTTTCGATGAGCCGAATGCTCAGCGCTTCAATATCCTCTTTGCGCTGCCGAAGCGGCGGGATTGAGATCGGATAGCGGTTAATCCGGTAATACAGGTCTTCCCGGAACGTTCCTTCCGCCATGGCCTTTTCGATATTGACGTTTGTCGCTGCGATAATTCTGACATTGACAGAAATCGCTTTAGCACCGCCGACTCTGGTAATTTCTTTTTCCTGCAGAACCCTGAGCAGCTTCGCCTGGGTGCTTTGGGTCAGCTCTCCGATTTCATCTAAGAAAATGCTGCCGTTATTCGCTTCTTCAAAAAGCCCTTTTTTGCCCCCGCGCCTCGCGCCCGTAAACGCGCCTTCCTCATAGCCGAAAAGCTCGGATTCCAGCAGGGATTCAGACAGGGCCGCACAATTAACCCGAATGAACTTATTGTATTTTCTGTCGCTTTCGTTATGGATGGCGTGGGCGAAAAGTTCTTTTCCGGTGCCGGATTCTCCCCGCAGCAGAATCGTCGCCGGCGTTTTCGCCCCGAGCTTCGCCTGTTCAAGGGCGACCAGCATTTGTTCACTCGTGCCGATAATGTCGTCAAACGTGTATTTCGCTTCAAGCGTGCGGATGATCTGCCGCGCCCGGTTCAATTCAGCAGTCAGTGTTTTAATTTCTGACACATCGTGAATGACTCCGACGCTGCCTTTTAAAATGCCGTCCACAATAACCGGCGCAACATTCACGATGACATCCTTTTTATTGGGGCCGACTTTCATTCTTACGCCCCGTACAGGCCGCCTTGTCCCCAATACTTTCAGGTGCATGCTTTCTCCTTCTGAGATATCGGTGGAGGCGGGTTTTCCGATGACTTCGCTTTCTGACAGCCCGGTCATTTTTGTATACGCTTTGTTGATTAACATTCCGATGCCGTTTTCATCAACGACGGAAATGGCTTCGTCTGACGATTGAATAATCGCTTCAAGCATGGTGCGGATTTGTTTTAAGTTCGTTACCTCTTCTGCCAGCTCAACTGCGTCCGTGATGTCTTTAAACACGCATAACGCACCGAGAAGCTTTCCGCCTTCATCAATGATCGGCAGTCTTGTCGTGACAATCTGCAGGTGCTTTCCGAGAAGCTGCTTCTGGTTATATTCCGGCTCTCTCGTCTCCAGAATCCGCGGCAGTTTTGTGTTCGGCACGACATCTTTAATTTGGCGGCCGATGACATGCTCCCGTTTTTGGCCGACCATTTTTTCAGCCATCTGATTAAATAAAATGATCGTTTCGTTGACGTCTATAAAAATCATGCCATCGTGGGTTGAATTAAAAATCCGGTCATGCTTATACGTCTGTGACTTCAGCATTTGAATAAGCTGCTGCTTTTCCTCCATCAGCTGAAACACCATGTACGCCAATTTCCCCGGCATGACGATGGTTTGTTCTTTTTTCTCATGGAGCAGTTCATCCATGACCGCTTTGTCACCTGTTGTATGGATGATAATATCTATATCTTCGGTTATGTAAGGTTTCCAATCTGATGAGGTTGCAATTCCATATCTCCGGGCTTCTTGCAGCCCTTGCGCCTCCGGATCTTGGTCAACCACCGCAATAATCCGGATCAATTTTGTTTTCATCAAAATCTGTAAGAGCGCCGTGCCTCCTTTACCAGCACCTATAATCAGCACCTTCTGCATCCCGATACCCCTTTGTATGAAAAAATTTGCACACCTGTATTTTCCGTTGCAATAATTTGCACAACCCCTATGTTACCATGTTTTCATCTCTTGACAAAATATTTTTTCGATTGGACAATAAAGGAAATCATATCGAAAAGGGGTTTTCTGAATATGAGCCGGCTTGTTGCGCTTTTGATCCTGGTCCTCCCCGGCGCTGTTGCGGCGCTCGGCATTAAGCTGATGAGAGATGCATTATTCGGGCATACGTTTGCCCCGTTTCCGTCCCTTTTTCTTCAGGGAGCGGCCGGACTGGCGTTTTTTTTGTTCGGTCTTTATATTCTGGCCGGATTTATTCTGTACCGAGATCGGAAACGCAATCAAGTCAGCCCGCGGTTCAGGAAAAAAAAGCTGTAAAAAAAAGCCCTTGCAAAAAAGGGTTTTTTTCAGTCATCCGGCAGTATCGTTTTTGCAATGGATTGATCAAGTTCCTCATAGTCATGGTAAGCGATCGTTTCATATAATTCTTTTCTCGTCTGCATATCCGAAAGCCCCTCTTTTTGCGAGCCTTCTTCTTTTATAAGGCGGAAAATACGCTCAAAAGCCTTGGCCGCCGTCCTGAGAGACGTGACAGGGTAAATGACCATCTGACAGCCCATGCCGGAGAATTCTTCAGCGCTGTAATACGGCGTTTTTCCGAATTCAGTCATATTTGCGAGAATCGGCACACTGATTTGTTTGGAAAACGCTCTGAATTCACTTTCTGATTGGAGCGCTTCCGGGAAAATGGCGTCAGCACCCGCTTTTATATAAGCGGCCGCTCGTTTTAATGCGCCCTCCAGCCCTTCCTGCTGTCTGGCGTCTGTCCTCGCAACAACGAGAAGAGTCGGCGCTGCCTGCTTGACCGCTTGGATTTTCTGCGCCATTTCTTCGATCGGCACGAGCTGCTTCCCATTCAGATGCCCGCATTTTTTCGGCAGGCGCTGGTCCTCCATTTGGACGGCGGCTGCGCGCGCTTCATACATTTCTTTCGCCGTCCGGGCGGCATTCAGCACTCCTCCGAAACCCGTATCAATATCCACAAGGACAGGCAGGTCAGATGCACGGACCAGGTCTTTAACACGTTCAGCCATTTCCGCCGACGTGATGATGCCTAAATCGGGAAGCCCTCTGCTCGCCGTGTAAGCCGCGCCTGACAAATAAAGAGCCGAAAACCCCGTTTTCTTGGCGATAAGAGCAGCCATCGCATCGTGAGCGCCGGGGATCTGCAATAGCTCCGGCGCTGTCATCTGCGTACGGAACCGCTCTGCAAGCTCCTCTTGAGACGACTGCCTGCTGACGATCCACGTCATGTTTGTCACCCTCCTACTTTATACGAGAAATAAGTCCATAAATTCAATAACGCTGAGCTGCTGCATCCGTCCGCTATGTTTGCAGGCTTCTTCTATTTTATGCTGCTGCTTCAGTGAAAAATGAGTGCTGACGTTTGCTGAAAACTTGGCAAGAATATTCGGAACGGCTTCTTTTCTGCGGAATCGGTGCCCGAGCGGGTATTCACATTCAATCCGTTCCGTAGCTGTGCCGTCTGTAAAATGCACCTGCACGGCATTTGAGATGGATCGCTTATGCGGGTCTAAGTAATCTTTTGAGTACGCTTTATGTTCCGTCACCTCCATTTTGCTCCGCAATGTATCAATTCTCGGGTCAGAGGCCGTTTCCTCTTCATAATGGTCTGCCGTAATATCTCCGAAAAGCAGCCCGATTGCCGTAATGTACTGCAGGCAATGATCCCGGTCAGCCGGATTGTGAAGCGGGCCTTTTTTATCAATAATCCGGATGGCTGACTCATGCGTCAAAATCGTGATTCTGTCGATTTCCCCGATGCGGTCTTTCACCTCAGGATGGAGTTGGACCGCGCATTCCGCAGCTGTTTGGGCGTGGAATTCAGCCGGATAGGATACTTTAAACAAAACATTCTCCATAACATAGGAACCAAGCGGGCGGGCAAGCTTCATTTCCTCCTGATTAAATAATACATCTTGAAATCCCCATCCCGGTGCGGTCAGCACCGTCGGGTATCCCATTTCACCTTTCAGCGCCATGAGGGCCAAATACACGCCTCTGCTCGTCGCATCACCGGCCGCCCATGATTTGCGCGATCCGGTGTTCGGCGCATGCCGGTACGTTCTGAGGCTTGAATTGTCAATCCAGGCGTGTGATACGGCGTTGCTGATTTCCTCTTTTGAACCGCCCAGCATTTGCGTGCAAACAGCCGCAGTCGCCACTTTCACAAACAGCACATGGTCCAGTCCGACTCTGTTTAAACTGTTTTCCAAAGCGAGAATACCTTGGATTTCGTGCGCTTTGATCATTGCGCGAAGCACATCGCGCACGGTAAACGGTTCTTTCCCTTCAGACACCCTTACTCTGGAAATATAGTCCGCACAGGCCAAAATGCCTCCGAGAT is a window encoding:
- the prpB gene encoding methylisocitrate lyase produces the protein MTWIVSRQSSQEELAERFRTQMTAPELLQIPGAHDAMAALIAKKTGFSALYLSGAAYTASRGLPDLGIITSAEMAERVKDLVRASDLPVLVDIDTGFGGVLNAARTAKEMYEARAAAVQMEDQRLPKKCGHLNGKQLVPIEEMAQKIQAVKQAAPTLLVVARTDARQQEGLEGALKRAAAYIKAGADAIFPEALQSESEFRAFSKQISVPILANMTEFGKTPYYSAEEFSGMGCQMVIYPVTSLRTAAKAFERIFRLIKEEGSQKEGLSDMQTRKELYETIAYHDYEELDQSIAKTILPDD
- a CDS encoding sigma-54 interaction domain-containing protein, whose protein sequence is MQKVLIIGAGKGGTALLQILMKTKLIRIIAVVDQDPEAQGLQEARRYGIATSSDWKPYITEDIDIIIHTTGDKAVMDELLHEKKEQTIVMPGKLAYMVFQLMEEKQQLIQMLKSQTYKHDRIFNSTHDGMIFIDVNETIILFNQMAEKMVGQKREHVIGRQIKDVVPNTKLPRILETREPEYNQKQLLGKHLQIVTTRLPIIDEGGKLLGALCVFKDITDAVELAEEVTNLKQIRTMLEAIIQSSDEAISVVDENGIGMLINKAYTKMTGLSESEVIGKPASTDISEGESMHLKVLGTRRPVRGVRMKVGPNKKDVIVNVAPVIVDGILKGSVGVIHDVSEIKTLTAELNRARQIIRTLEAKYTFDDIIGTSEQMLVALEQAKLGAKTPATILLRGESGTGKELFAHAIHNESDRKYNKFIRVNCAALSESLLESELFGYEEGAFTGARRGGKKGLFEEANNGSIFLDEIGELTQSTQAKLLRVLQEKEITRVGGAKAISVNVRIIAATNVNIEKAMAEGTFREDLYYRINRYPISIPPLRQRKEDIEALSIRLIEKINQDYGRNVKGLAPNALRALSAYSWPGNVRELENVLGRAMIFLEPHMERIEQQHLPVFETELSEKSGARSDFPDVEGEKLSQAVEKFEAHVIQKTLEKHKFNRTKTAKALGVSIRNLYYKMDKYGLANDGMQ
- a CDS encoding bifunctional 2-methylcitrate dehydratase/aconitate hydratase, translating into MTETRRMDAVIEEISDYVLHQEIDSSEAFTTAGHVLLDTIGCGILALSYPECTKLLGPIVPGTSVPNGSRVPGTPFVLDPVTAAFNIGCINRWLDYNDTWLAAEWGHPSDNLGGILACADYISRVRVSEGKEPFTVRDVLRAMIKAHEIQGILALENSLNRVGLDHVLFVKVATAAVCTQMLGGSKEEISNAVSHAWIDNSSLRTYRHAPNTGSRKSWAAGDATSRGVYLALMALKGEMGYPTVLTAPGWGFQDVLFNQEEMKLARPLGSYVMENVLFKVSYPAEFHAQTAAECAVQLHPEVKDRIGEIDRITILTHESAIRIIDKKGPLHNPADRDHCLQYITAIGLLFGDITADHYEEETASDPRIDTLRSKMEVTEHKAYSKDYLDPHKRSISNAVQVHFTDGTATERIECEYPLGHRFRRKEAVPNILAKFSANVSTHFSLKQQHKIEEACKHSGRMQQLSVIEFMDLFLV
- a CDS encoding DUF2627 domain-containing protein, whose translation is MSRLVALLILVLPGAVAALGIKLMRDALFGHTFAPFPSLFLQGAAGLAFFLFGLYILAGFILYRDRKRNQVSPRFRKKKL